A window of the Pirellulales bacterium genome harbors these coding sequences:
- a CDS encoding HD domain-containing protein has product MVPKHQRNYEFRCPVHGFITLSAWEREIVSQPAFQRLRRIRQLAWTDQVYPGAMHTRFEHSLGVMHVATAMYDGLVHSSRSILEHDLKFDAAGIERDRILVRLTALLHDVGHAPFSHAAEDLFPVIRDERVHRYQHEDYSAAIIRQKLRDAIEQHPLNDNYRIGADEIANLLERSVAAGRALVWGDIISGQMDADRIDYLLRDSLHAGVQYGRFDWRRLMSCLVLVPSVEEPGFRLGVTEGGLHAAESLVLARYLMFTQVYFHKTRVAFDHHLHHALAEVLPGGVFPPPSADALDEFLGWDDWRVLGALAEGRGGEHGRRLRQRDHFREVYHTPETPSARDLARFRGICDNLGPLLRTVVSAEKSWYKVDKLEIPVRSDNPGRRVVSLSKLSTVVAGLKPIDKRMAYCAPEDKERALAIVVKREGRSR; this is encoded by the coding sequence ATGGTCCCCAAGCACCAGCGCAACTACGAATTCCGCTGTCCGGTTCACGGGTTCATCACGCTCAGCGCTTGGGAGCGTGAGATCGTATCGCAACCAGCTTTCCAGCGGCTGCGGCGGATCCGCCAGCTCGCCTGGACCGACCAGGTCTATCCCGGCGCAATGCACACGCGGTTTGAGCACTCACTGGGCGTCATGCACGTCGCAACGGCGATGTACGATGGCCTCGTGCATTCGAGTCGGAGCATTCTGGAACATGACCTGAAATTCGACGCCGCGGGGATCGAGCGAGATCGCATTCTCGTGCGACTAACAGCCTTGCTGCACGACGTGGGCCATGCACCGTTCTCGCACGCCGCCGAAGACCTGTTTCCTGTGATCCGCGACGAGCGCGTTCATCGTTATCAGCATGAGGACTACTCGGCAGCCATCATCCGCCAGAAGTTGCGAGACGCGATCGAACAACACCCGCTCAACGACAACTACAGGATCGGCGCCGACGAGATTGCCAACCTCCTCGAGCGATCCGTAGCGGCAGGGCGGGCACTCGTCTGGGGAGACATCATCAGCGGCCAAATGGATGCCGACCGCATCGACTACCTCCTCCGTGATTCGTTGCACGCCGGCGTCCAGTACGGCCGTTTCGACTGGCGGCGACTGATGAGTTGCCTCGTGCTCGTTCCGTCGGTCGAGGAACCGGGCTTCCGACTTGGTGTCACGGAAGGCGGGCTGCACGCCGCGGAATCGCTCGTGTTGGCCCGCTATCTCATGTTTACGCAAGTCTACTTCCACAAAACCCGCGTCGCCTTCGACCATCACCTCCACCATGCTTTAGCGGAAGTGCTGCCGGGCGGCGTGTTTCCGCCGCCATCCGCCGACGCCCTTGATGAGTTTCTTGGCTGGGATGATTGGCGGGTGCTGGGAGCGCTGGCCGAGGGTCGCGGCGGAGAGCATGGTCGAAGGCTCCGCCAGCGCGACCACTTTCGCGAGGTGTATCATACGCCGGAAACTCCCAGCGCACGCGACCTGGCCCGCTTCCGCGGCATTTGCGACAATTTGGGCCCATTGCTCAGAACGGTGGTGTCCGCCGAAAAATCTTGGTATAAAGTGGACAAGTTGGAAATCCCGGTTCGTAGCGACAATCCCGGACGGCGTGTCGTCTCGTTGTCGAAGCTCTCGACAGTCGTTGCGGGATTGAAGCCCATTGACAAGCGGATGGCGTATTGCGCGCCGGAAGACAAGGAGCGGGCCTTGGCCATTGTCGTCAAACGAGAAGGAAGGAGCCGATGA
- a CDS encoding HNH endonuclease, with product MNDQGFWLAKFARLRIDTASNAPHKPLLLLVVLDLAREGSLGHEVLPLTPQLAFRFCTYWSIVAHRRNQKPDVRFPFTKLKTEGVWTPLDARGEPTSDHKLARVARLNARFVAAAADGAFREQARRILIARYFEPAERLALYSLFEMLLPTDDQIAADASYLPDDDPRRKGRDVRFRLDVVAAYNYTCALTGLRLTTIAAGSIVDAAHIHQFSDSRNDDPRNGLALSKNAHWLFDAGLWSIDDEYRILVAADRFDEECPDQKPLKDYAGQRIRLPSNELIWPDRKHLAWHREKKFEGN from the coding sequence GTGAACGATCAGGGCTTTTGGCTGGCGAAGTTCGCCCGGCTGCGGATTGACACGGCATCGAACGCGCCGCACAAGCCTTTGTTGCTGCTCGTCGTGCTCGACTTGGCCCGAGAGGGCTCGCTTGGCCACGAGGTTCTGCCGCTGACGCCGCAGCTCGCCTTTCGCTTCTGCACTTACTGGTCGATCGTGGCTCACCGCCGCAACCAGAAGCCCGATGTGCGGTTCCCGTTCACCAAGCTGAAGACCGAGGGCGTTTGGACGCCGCTCGATGCCCGCGGCGAGCCGACGAGCGATCACAAGTTGGCCCGCGTGGCGCGGTTGAATGCCCGCTTTGTCGCGGCCGCGGCCGATGGAGCATTTCGCGAGCAGGCTCGGCGCATCCTGATCGCCAGGTATTTTGAGCCGGCCGAGCGGTTGGCACTTTACTCGCTGTTCGAGATGCTCCTTCCGACCGACGACCAGATTGCGGCCGACGCCAGCTATTTGCCCGACGACGACCCGCGGCGCAAGGGTCGTGACGTGCGGTTCCGCCTCGATGTCGTGGCGGCCTATAACTACACCTGTGCGTTGACCGGCCTGCGTTTGACGACGATCGCGGCGGGCAGCATCGTCGACGCCGCCCACATCCATCAATTCTCCGACTCCCGCAACGACGACCCCCGCAACGGCCTGGCTCTCTCGAAGAACGCCCACTGGCTCTTCGACGCCGGCCTCTGGTCGATCGACGACGAATACCGCATTCTCGTCGCCGCCGACCGTTTCGACGAAGAATGCCCCGACCAGAAGCCGCTGAAGGATTACGCAGGGCAGCGAATTCGGTTGCCGAGCAACGAGCTGATTTGGCCCGACCGCAAGCATCTCGCGTGGCACCGAGAGAAGAAGTTTGAGGGGAACTGA
- a CDS encoding phosphoadenosine phosphosulfate reductase family protein codes for MRDAAREQHIPIVPHELTPETKSSFWVNLIGRGYPTSRKLFRWCTERLKIDPSNRLIRDVVRDNGEAILVLGTRKAESQRRARTMAKHDARRVRERLTPNANLPNSLAYTPIEDWSNDDVWLFLMQYKNPWGHTNKSPLGMYQGASDGANARW; via the coding sequence ATGCGCGATGCCGCTCGCGAACAGCATATTCCGATCGTACCGCATGAGCTGACGCCGGAAACCAAGAGCAGTTTTTGGGTGAACCTGATCGGCCGCGGCTATCCGACGTCGCGAAAGCTGTTTCGCTGGTGTACCGAACGGCTCAAGATCGACCCTTCGAACCGCCTCATTCGCGACGTCGTCCGCGATAATGGCGAGGCCATTCTGGTGCTCGGCACGCGCAAGGCCGAAAGCCAACGCCGGGCACGCACGATGGCCAAACATGATGCCCGCCGCGTCCGCGAACGGCTCACGCCCAACGCCAATCTGCCCAACTCGCTGGCCTATACGCCCATCGAAGACTGGTCGAACGACGACGTGTGGCTGTTTTTGATGCAATACAAAAACCCCTGGGGGCATACCAACAAGTCGCCGTTGGGCATGTATCAGGGGGCCAGCGACGGGGCGAATGCCCGCTGGTAG
- a CDS encoding ORF6N domain-containing protein — protein sequence MAKELLVPAERIERAILLIRGQKVMLDRDLAELYGVPTKAFNQAVKRNAKRFPDDFMFQLTADEAAALRSQFVTLKSGRGQHRKYLPYAFTEQRVAMLSSVLNSDRAIEVNIAIMRAFVRLREILASHKDLAAKLAELERKYDDNFRVVFEAIRQLMAPPPAPKKRRIGFAAAEGDAPRAGGAERAKRKRSARTKPML from the coding sequence GTGGCGAAAGAGCTTTTAGTTCCGGCGGAGCGAATCGAGCGGGCGATTCTGCTCATCCGTGGCCAGAAAGTGATGCTCGACCGCGATCTGGCCGAGCTCTATGGCGTGCCCACAAAGGCATTCAATCAGGCGGTCAAGCGTAACGCCAAGCGGTTCCCCGACGATTTCATGTTCCAACTGACCGCTGACGAGGCGGCGGCTTTAAGGTCACAATTTGTGACCTTAAAGAGCGGGCGCGGCCAACACCGCAAGTATTTGCCCTACGCCTTCACCGAGCAGCGTGTTGCGATGCTCTCCAGCGTCCTAAACAGTGATCGGGCCATCGAGGTGAACATCGCCATCATGCGGGCCTTCGTCCGCCTGCGGGAAATCCTGGCGTCCCACAAAGATCTGGCGGCGAAGCTGGCGGAGCTGGAGCGCAAGTACGATGACAACTTTCGCGTGGTGTTCGAGGCCATCCGCCAGCTCATGGCCCCGCCGCCGGCGCCCAAAAAGCGCCGCATCGGCTTCGCGGCCGCGGAGGGCGACGCACCGCGGGCCGGTGGCGCCGAACGAGCCAAGCGGAAGCGAAGCGCGCGGACGAAGCCGATGCTTTGA
- a CDS encoding DUF262 domain-containing protein, with amino-acid sequence MKFGKTAYSLKELVGAWKDGLLVRNPEYQRGEAWSLSQKQALVDSLFRHYPIPPLFLEQKVKASLGGAKSEKYEIIDGQQRLLAISEYFDGNFALLAPHDKRLRLPVSLRTQSARWAERRYDGLSHELRTELDDAKVDVFVVSHVDHPDEVRDLFIRLQSGTALTRQQIRDAWPGHLGPFVESLAGKLQKRPRFEFFELVDGRGLRDEEGDARDPYVKHRQTCAQLLRIMLARMIEPAEFPSIAAGDLDGLYHEYTDIDLEGPTIRRALQVFDAVEEVGHQIGRMYTRKYKIHKQGMFALCTFFQDAFRNPNFKMDRESIRKLAEYVTTKAPKAEGKSSSAAKNAAYYERWRVQLPEGIGVKLDPKRLFDDSQKQELHRLSGGKCKRCDRPTELADGEGDHYPIPHRDGGPTTIENGRFVCKECNRPGRPRLP; translated from the coding sequence ATGAAATTCGGCAAGACGGCTTACTCGTTAAAGGAACTCGTCGGTGCATGGAAGGACGGGTTGCTCGTTCGCAATCCCGAGTATCAGCGCGGCGAGGCATGGAGCCTGTCCCAAAAGCAGGCACTGGTTGATTCGCTCTTTCGCCACTACCCTATCCCGCCGTTGTTCCTAGAACAAAAGGTTAAGGCGAGCCTTGGCGGGGCAAAATCGGAAAAGTACGAGATCATCGACGGCCAACAACGCCTCCTCGCGATCTCGGAATACTTTGACGGCAACTTCGCCCTGCTTGCGCCGCACGACAAGCGGCTGCGACTCCCAGTTAGCCTCCGGACACAATCCGCACGATGGGCGGAACGACGATATGACGGTTTAAGCCATGAATTGCGGACGGAACTGGATGACGCAAAGGTTGATGTTTTCGTCGTTTCGCACGTCGATCATCCCGATGAAGTACGAGATTTGTTCATCCGATTACAGTCAGGTACCGCGCTGACGAGACAGCAGATCCGGGACGCGTGGCCTGGCCATCTTGGGCCATTCGTCGAATCACTGGCTGGTAAGTTGCAAAAGCGGCCGAGATTCGAGTTCTTTGAGCTCGTCGATGGCCGAGGGCTCCGCGATGAGGAGGGCGATGCTCGGGATCCGTATGTCAAGCATCGCCAGACCTGTGCGCAGCTCTTGCGGATCATGCTGGCCCGAATGATAGAGCCGGCCGAGTTTCCGAGCATTGCAGCGGGCGACCTTGACGGCCTCTATCATGAATACACGGACATCGACCTTGAGGGCCCGACGATACGGCGAGCTCTGCAGGTGTTTGACGCGGTCGAGGAAGTCGGGCACCAGATTGGCCGGATGTACACGCGAAAATACAAGATCCACAAGCAGGGCATGTTTGCGCTATGCACCTTCTTTCAGGACGCCTTTCGCAATCCAAACTTCAAGATGGACCGAGAATCCATCCGCAAGCTTGCGGAGTACGTCACAACGAAAGCCCCCAAGGCTGAGGGTAAATCGAGTTCCGCGGCCAAGAATGCGGCTTATTATGAAAGATGGCGGGTCCAGTTGCCTGAGGGTATCGGCGTCAAGCTTGACCCGAAGCGGCTTTTTGACGACAGCCAGAAGCAGGAGTTACATCGCCTTTCGGGTGGCAAGTGCAAGAGGTGTGATCGACCGACCGAACTTGCTGATGGCGAGGGCGATCATTACCCAATACCTCATCGCGATGGCGGCCCGACGACGATCGAAAACGGGCGATTCGTCTGTAAAGAATGCAACCGCCCCGGCCGCCCAAGACTTCCATAG